Proteins from one Terriglobia bacterium genomic window:
- a CDS encoding electron transfer flavoprotein subunit alpha/FixB family protein produces the protein MADTILVVAEQREGKLNRVSLETLAAAQAIAAETGWAVEAAVFGSGVAGIAGELAGKKLAKVYAMESPKLAKYEPDGTVAALKGFIQQKQPRLVLMPHTYQVRDFAPQLTTSLGRTLISDATGFHKAGDKLLFTRQMFQGKFAADVSFACDPPHFVTFQAGAFRGDKAEAGASAAPGETVNVEIADSAVRNQPEAPFKEAKQAVDLTQAEIIVSVGRGIKEQKNIELAKALADALGGEIAASRPICDSGWLPMDRQIGSSGQTVAPKLYLAVGISGAIQHIVGMKGSRSIIAINKDAEAPIFEIADFGVVGNLFDILPLLTEEVKKAKAGG, from the coding sequence ATGGCAGACACAATTCTAGTAGTAGCAGAGCAGCGTGAAGGCAAGTTAAACCGCGTCTCCCTGGAGACGCTTGCCGCGGCGCAAGCCATTGCCGCGGAGACCGGCTGGGCGGTTGAGGCCGCGGTCTTTGGCAGCGGCGTGGCCGGCATCGCCGGAGAACTTGCCGGCAAAAAGCTGGCCAAGGTCTACGCGATGGAATCGCCCAAGCTGGCCAAATACGAACCGGACGGGACAGTGGCCGCGCTCAAGGGTTTCATCCAGCAGAAACAGCCACGCCTGGTGCTGATGCCGCACACTTACCAGGTGCGCGACTTTGCGCCGCAACTGACTACTTCGCTCGGCAGGACGTTGATCAGTGACGCGACCGGCTTCCACAAAGCCGGCGACAAGCTGCTGTTCACGCGGCAGATGTTCCAGGGCAAGTTCGCGGCGGACGTTTCGTTCGCCTGCGATCCGCCGCACTTCGTGACGTTTCAAGCAGGCGCGTTTCGCGGCGACAAAGCCGAAGCCGGAGCTTCCGCCGCGCCGGGGGAAACGGTGAACGTGGAGATTGCCGACAGCGCCGTCCGCAATCAGCCCGAAGCTCCGTTCAAAGAAGCCAAGCAGGCGGTGGACCTGACGCAAGCGGAGATCATCGTCTCGGTGGGCCGCGGGATCAAGGAGCAGAAGAACATCGAGCTGGCCAAGGCGCTGGCGGACGCGCTGGGCGGCGAGATTGCCGCGTCGCGCCCCATCTGCGACTCCGGCTGGCTGCCCATGGACCGCCAGATCGGCAGCTCCGGACAGACCGTTGCGCCCAAGCTCTACCTCGCCGTCGGTATCAGCGGCGCGATCCAGCATATCGTCGGCATGAAGGGCTCGCGGTCCATCATCGCCATTAACAAGGATGCGGAAGCGCCGATCTTTGAGATCGCCGACTTTGGCGTGGTGGGCAACTTGTTTGACATTCTTCCGCTGCTGACCGAAGAGGTCAAGAAAGCGAAAGCCGGAGGGTAG